One window of Phycisphaeraceae bacterium genomic DNA carries:
- the purD gene encoding phosphoribosylamine--glycine ligase: protein MSEKVNVLLVGGGGREHAIARKLRESRRLGDLWITHPENAGLSKLAKPVDVPVSFREIYRLEQFCDKNKVGLVVIGPEDPLCEGWTDKLRAPGRMVFGPSAEAAKLEGDKAWSKQLMRSASIPTGDARIFTDYRAAKDYLASRESPPALDNRSRGLVAKSRDAHAEAPPVIKAAGLAKGKGVVVPQTFKEAHEALERMMVKKEFGDAGRRVVIEERLEGTEVSVLAIVDGGNILVLPACRDHKRLQDGDKGPNTGGMGAYCPAENIDEETLRHVEREILVPTIDALRRDGIEYKGVLYAGIMLTPAGPKVLEFNCRFGDPECQPLMARLKSDLIDLLCGACEGTLDRVEVEWDERAASCVVMAARGYPEAPKKGAPIQGIEDAEKVKDVVVSIAGATRDRDGATVTNGGRVLGVTGLGATVAEASAKAYEAVRMISFEGAQFRTDIGVASK from the coding sequence ATGTCAGAAAAGGTCAATGTGCTTCTGGTCGGTGGCGGCGGGCGTGAACACGCGATCGCTCGGAAACTGCGCGAATCGCGCCGGCTTGGCGATCTGTGGATCACGCATCCGGAGAACGCGGGGTTGTCGAAGCTGGCGAAGCCGGTTGATGTTCCGGTGAGCTTCCGAGAGATCTACAGGCTCGAGCAATTCTGTGACAAAAACAAGGTCGGGCTGGTGGTCATCGGGCCGGAAGACCCGCTTTGCGAGGGATGGACGGACAAGCTTCGCGCGCCGGGGCGGATGGTGTTTGGGCCGTCTGCGGAAGCCGCGAAACTCGAAGGCGACAAGGCGTGGTCGAAGCAATTGATGCGGTCGGCGTCGATCCCGACGGGCGATGCACGGATTTTCACGGATTACCGCGCGGCGAAGGACTATCTCGCGTCGCGCGAGAGCCCACCGGCCCTCGACAATCGCTCGCGCGGATTGGTTGCCAAGAGCAGAGATGCCCACGCCGAAGCGCCCCCTGTGATCAAGGCGGCGGGGCTTGCGAAGGGCAAGGGGGTTGTCGTGCCACAGACGTTCAAAGAGGCGCACGAGGCGCTCGAGCGGATGATGGTGAAGAAGGAATTCGGCGATGCGGGGCGGCGCGTTGTGATCGAAGAGCGGCTGGAAGGCACGGAGGTTTCGGTTCTGGCGATCGTGGACGGCGGGAACATTCTGGTATTGCCGGCGTGCCGCGATCACAAGCGGCTCCAGGACGGGGACAAGGGGCCGAACACGGGCGGCATGGGCGCGTATTGCCCGGCCGAGAATATCGACGAGGAGACACTGCGTCATGTGGAGCGCGAGATCCTGGTGCCGACGATCGATGCGCTACGGCGGGACGGGATTGAGTACAAGGGTGTTTTGTACGCGGGGATCATGCTGACGCCCGCGGGACCGAAGGTGCTCGAGTTCAACTGCCGCTTCGGTGACCCGGAGTGTCAGCCGCTGATGGCGCGATTGAAGAGCGATTTGATCGATCTTCTGTGCGGCGCGTGCGAGGGAACGCTCGACCGGGTGGAAGTGGAATGGGACGAACGCGCGGCGAGCTGCGTTGTGATGGCCGCACGCGGCTATCCGGAAGCGCCGAAGAAGGGGGCGCCCATTCAGGGCATCGAGGACGCGGAGAAGGTGAAGGATGTGGTTGTTTCGATTGCCGGCGCGACGCGCGATCGGGACGGGGCGACCGTGACGAACGGTGGGCGTGTGCTGGGCGTGACCGGCCTCGGAGCGACTGTCGCGGAGGCGAGCGCCAAGGCCTATGAGGCGGTGCGAATGATCAGCTTCGAGGGCGCGCAGTTC
- a CDS encoding glycoside hydrolase family 15 protein, which yields MAYLPIENYGVIGNLRTTAHVGLNGSIDWLCMPQFDSSSVFAAILDDDKGGRFSVSPVENHGAARQFYWPDTNVLVTRFQSHEGVAELIDFMPMGGQSAAAPLDDPHTPSIVRICRGVFGRVNVRVHCRPAFDYARAKHQCTIVPWGAVFESPEAYLHVTSTTPLAAQDSGGVGADVKLEAGQTIVLSLYHGIGKAPAHGKTEILHEPHANKLLEHTIGYWRRWIQGCTYTGRWREMVRRSALTLKMLTFEPTGAIVAAPTCSLPAPIGGERNWDYRYTWVRDAAFTLYGLMRVGLVHETDAFMHWVDARIHELTPDGMLQPLYRLDGRHEVEEITLDHLEGYRGSRPVRIGNAAYQQLQIDVCGELMDSVYLYNKYATPISYDTWRQLTRVMNWVCKNWTRPDRGVWEVRGPEHHFLYSKVMCWVALDRGIRLAEKRSFPGDLLGWRNVRDEIYREVMDKGYHPGRGAFVQHYDTDTLDAANLAFPLVFFLAPNDPRMLRTLDAISRPLTERGLTADTQVYRYRQDETDDGLSGNEGGFNICTLWMIEAQTRAGRFQPERLEKARVLFEKFLGYANHVGLYAEQTGMRGEALGNFPQAFTHLAFISAAFNLDRALGGSRGE from the coding sequence ATGGCCTATCTCCCGATCGAGAACTACGGCGTCATCGGCAATCTCCGCACGACTGCCCATGTTGGACTCAATGGGTCGATCGACTGGCTGTGCATGCCTCAGTTCGATTCGTCGAGCGTCTTCGCGGCGATCCTCGATGACGACAAGGGTGGGCGATTCAGCGTTTCTCCGGTGGAGAATCACGGCGCCGCGCGTCAGTTCTACTGGCCCGATACCAACGTACTGGTTACCCGCTTTCAATCGCACGAGGGGGTTGCCGAGCTCATCGATTTCATGCCGATGGGTGGACAGAGTGCCGCGGCTCCGCTGGATGATCCGCACACGCCGTCGATCGTGCGCATCTGCCGCGGCGTGTTCGGGCGGGTCAACGTCCGGGTGCATTGCCGGCCCGCGTTCGACTATGCGCGGGCGAAGCACCAATGCACGATCGTGCCGTGGGGCGCCGTGTTCGAATCGCCGGAGGCTTATCTGCATGTGACGAGCACGACGCCTCTGGCGGCGCAGGATTCCGGCGGTGTCGGCGCCGACGTCAAGCTCGAAGCGGGTCAGACGATCGTGCTTTCGCTCTATCACGGGATCGGGAAGGCACCCGCGCATGGGAAAACCGAAATTCTGCACGAGCCGCACGCCAACAAGCTGCTCGAGCACACGATCGGCTATTGGCGGCGATGGATACAGGGCTGCACGTACACGGGGCGCTGGCGCGAGATGGTTCGGCGGTCGGCGCTCACGCTCAAGATGTTGACGTTTGAACCAACGGGCGCGATCGTGGCGGCGCCGACGTGCTCACTGCCGGCGCCGATCGGCGGCGAGCGCAACTGGGACTACAGGTACACGTGGGTGCGTGATGCCGCGTTCACGCTGTACGGGCTGATGCGCGTCGGTCTGGTTCATGAGACCGACGCGTTCATGCACTGGGTCGATGCGCGGATCCACGAGTTGACCCCGGATGGGATGCTGCAGCCTCTGTACCGCCTCGACGGTCGCCACGAGGTTGAAGAGATCACGCTCGATCACTTGGAAGGGTACCGGGGCTCGCGTCCGGTTCGGATCGGGAATGCGGCGTACCAGCAGCTTCAGATCGACGTGTGCGGCGAGTTGATGGACTCGGTGTATTTGTACAACAAGTACGCGACGCCGATCAGCTACGACACGTGGAGACAGCTCACGCGGGTGATGAACTGGGTGTGCAAGAACTGGACGCGGCCGGACCGAGGTGTGTGGGAGGTGCGCGGGCCCGAGCATCATTTTTTGTATTCCAAAGTGATGTGCTGGGTCGCGCTCGACCGCGGCATTCGGCTTGCGGAGAAGCGGTCGTTCCCCGGCGATCTGCTCGGTTGGCGCAACGTTCGCGATGAGATCTATCGCGAGGTGATGGACAAGGGCTATCACCCCGGCCGCGGCGCGTTCGTCCAGCACTATGACACCGACACGCTCGACGCGGCGAACCTTGCGTTTCCGCTCGTGTTCTTTCTCGCGCCCAACGACCCGCGGATGCTTCGCACGCTGGACGCCATCTCGCGTCCGCTCACCGAGCGGGGCCTGACCGCCGACACGCAGGTGTACCGCTACCGGCAGGACGAGACGGACGACGGGCTTTCCGGGAACGAGGGCGGATTCAACATCTGCACGCTCTGGATGATCGAGGCGCAGACCCGCGCCGGGCGCTTTCAGCCGGAGCGGCTCGAGAAAGCGCGGGTGTTGTTCGAGAAGTTTCTCGGGTACGCCAATCACGTCGGGCTGTACGCGGAGCAGACGGGGATGCGAGGCGAGGCGCTCGGAAACTTTCCGCAGGCGTTCACGCACCTGGCGTTCATTAGTGCCGCGTTCAATCTGGATCGGGCGCTTGGTGGAAGCAGGGGGGAGTGA
- a CDS encoding efflux RND transporter periplasmic adaptor subunit, with protein MTAHKVILLSLAALVASSCDRTKEEKKAPPPPEVLTMQVKNSDVPIWAEWVATTDGYVNAKIRAQVTGYLVAQNYTEGSFVKKGDVLFTIDDRPFKAALDQAKGDLAQQEARLGKAVIDVNRYTPLAAEQAISQQELDDAIQAKLAAEAAVAAAKAVVENAQVNLGFTKVTSLIDGVAGLANAQIGDLVGPTGTELTAVSTVDPIKVYFVISEQDYLRWSLQYKSEAEMEAKSKDLAFDLVLSNGETWPHKGKFFFADRQVDVRTGSIRLAATFSNPRRILRPGQFGLIRTVVRTQKDVLLVPQRAVIEVQGLYQIMVLDHENKVSVRPITTGERIGSDWIILTGVEAGDTILVEGQQKVRPGMVAAPKPYVPSKKEQDAAADDKADAPKPKASSPPTRPPSAPAEAPAAAETGGKH; from the coding sequence ATGACTGCGCACAAAGTGATCCTGCTCTCGCTCGCGGCACTCGTCGCCTCGTCCTGCGACCGCACAAAGGAAGAAAAGAAGGCGCCCCCGCCCCCCGAAGTGCTGACGATGCAGGTCAAGAACAGCGACGTCCCGATCTGGGCTGAATGGGTCGCGACGACCGACGGCTATGTCAATGCCAAGATTCGCGCGCAGGTCACGGGCTATCTGGTCGCGCAGAATTACACCGAGGGGTCGTTCGTCAAAAAGGGAGATGTTCTCTTCACCATCGATGACCGCCCCTTCAAAGCGGCTCTCGACCAGGCCAAGGGCGACCTCGCTCAGCAGGAAGCGCGACTGGGCAAGGCCGTGATCGATGTGAACCGGTACACCCCGCTGGCGGCGGAGCAGGCGATCAGCCAGCAGGAACTTGACGACGCGATCCAGGCGAAACTCGCGGCGGAAGCGGCGGTCGCGGCAGCGAAGGCCGTGGTCGAGAACGCGCAGGTCAATCTCGGGTTCACCAAAGTGACGTCGCTGATCGACGGCGTCGCGGGCCTCGCCAACGCGCAGATCGGCGACCTTGTCGGCCCCACCGGCACGGAGCTCACCGCGGTTTCGACGGTCGATCCGATCAAGGTGTACTTCGTGATCAGCGAGCAGGACTATCTCCGGTGGTCGCTTCAGTACAAGTCGGAAGCGGAGATGGAGGCCAAGAGCAAGGATCTTGCATTCGACCTGGTTCTGAGCAACGGCGAAACCTGGCCGCACAAAGGAAAGTTCTTCTTCGCCGATCGTCAGGTGGACGTGCGCACGGGATCGATCCGGCTTGCCGCGACGTTCTCGAATCCGCGCCGGATCCTGCGACCGGGACAATTCGGCTTGATCCGAACGGTCGTGCGCACGCAGAAAGATGTGCTGCTGGTCCCGCAGCGCGCCGTCATCGAAGTGCAGGGGCTCTATCAGATTATGGTGCTCGACCACGAGAACAAGGTGAGCGTCCGCCCCATCACAACGGGCGAGCGGATCGGCAGCGACTGGATCATCCTCACCGGCGTCGAGGCCGGTGACACCATTCTCGTGGAAGGGCAGCAGAAGGTGCGACCGGGGATGGTCGCGGCACCGAAGCCGTACGTGCCGTCGAAGAAGGAACAGGATGCCGCGGCGGACGACAAGGCCGACGCGCCCAAGCCCAAAGCAAGCTCTCCCCCCACGCGCCCGCCATCCGCTCCCGCGGAAGCGCCCGCCGCCGCGGAAACCGGGGGGAAGCACTAA
- a CDS encoding helix-turn-helix transcriptional regulator, with amino-acid sequence MARSKKSRRSVCPVACALDLIGDRWTLIVLRDLFVGKAHFREFLESPEGIATNILTSRLHDLCESGLVVARDSTERAGSSAYALTKKGRSLLPVMLAVRDWGLANIAGTRALVGEKGRNGAENGRK; translated from the coding sequence TTGGCGCGTTCAAAGAAGAGCAGACGCTCGGTTTGTCCGGTGGCTTGCGCGCTCGATCTGATCGGCGACCGGTGGACGCTGATCGTGCTGCGGGACCTCTTTGTGGGGAAGGCGCACTTCCGGGAATTTCTGGAATCGCCGGAGGGAATCGCGACCAACATTTTGACGAGCCGATTGCACGACTTGTGTGAGAGCGGGCTGGTTGTCGCGCGAGATTCGACGGAGCGGGCCGGGAGTTCGGCGTATGCGCTGACAAAGAAAGGCAGGAGCTTGCTGCCCGTCATGCTCGCCGTTCGCGATTGGGGGCTCGCGAATATTGCGGGAACGAGGGCGCTCGTGGGCGAGAAGGGCCGGAACGGGGCAGAGAATGGGCGGAAATGA
- a CDS encoding four helix bundle protein produces MKVKTFRDLLIWQKGMILAREIYLATRKMPKEEMFCLTNQMRRAACSIPMNIAEGYCKYTRPEYMKGLRTAIGSLGELSTAYEIATSLEMIPVNPGLIAKLAEEDRMIQSLLMKLDAKTKEELRLKKDLKRKK; encoded by the coding sequence ATGAAAGTGAAAACGTTTCGAGACTTGTTGATCTGGCAGAAGGGGATGATCTTGGCGCGCGAGATCTATCTCGCGACACGGAAGATGCCCAAGGAAGAAATGTTCTGTCTCACCAATCAGATGCGTCGCGCCGCATGCTCGATCCCGATGAACATCGCGGAAGGATATTGCAAGTACACACGCCCGGAATACATGAAGGGTCTTCGAACGGCGATCGGTTCGCTGGGAGAACTGAGTACCGCCTACGAGATCGCAACCAGCTTGGAAATGATTCCCGTCAATCCGGGATTGATTGCCAAACTGGCCGAAGAAGATCGCATGATCCAAAGCCTGCTGATGAAGTTAGACGCCAAGACGAAAGAAGAGCTTCGGCTGAAGAAAGACCTGAAACGCAAGAAGTAG
- a CDS encoding nucleotidyltransferase domain-containing protein, with protein sequence MLHREEIISGLREQLIANPDFRAAWLGGSDANGRTDEWSDIDLMVVCARGKTEAAATVIEAAVEKIGPIRIRFRLPTPTWHGFEQAFYQLENAPEDLMIDWLIVEEDKPHPWFEKERHGVGRLLFDHDSLVRVAHVDRAACIDAAAKKVKEMRKKFPLFRHLPVKLARRNLPVDAAYFYQALVLRPLVDLLRCVHCIERYDFGFRYLKDDLPRGVYERIARLCWLPGPEAIAGAVKDATEMFESALVTWDETELREAGRAGAASR encoded by the coding sequence ATGCTCCATCGCGAAGAAATCATCTCGGGGCTTCGGGAACAACTGATCGCAAATCCGGATTTTCGTGCCGCGTGGCTGGGTGGGAGCGATGCGAACGGGCGCACGGATGAGTGGTCGGACATTGATCTGATGGTGGTGTGCGCACGGGGCAAGACGGAAGCGGCGGCGACGGTCATCGAAGCGGCGGTCGAAAAAATCGGACCGATCCGGATTCGCTTTCGGTTGCCGACGCCGACGTGGCACGGATTCGAGCAGGCGTTCTATCAACTCGAGAATGCGCCGGAAGACTTGATGATCGATTGGCTGATCGTGGAGGAAGACAAGCCGCATCCGTGGTTTGAGAAGGAGCGGCACGGAGTCGGGCGGCTCTTGTTCGATCATGATTCGCTCGTGCGCGTGGCGCACGTTGATCGGGCCGCGTGCATTGACGCGGCGGCGAAAAAAGTGAAGGAGATGCGAAAGAAGTTCCCGTTGTTCCGGCATTTGCCCGTGAAACTGGCGCGGCGGAATCTGCCAGTGGATGCGGCGTACTTCTATCAGGCGCTGGTGCTGCGGCCGCTTGTTGATCTCTTGCGCTGCGTGCACTGCATCGAGCGTTACGACTTTGGATTCCGGTATCTGAAGGATGATTTGCCGCGGGGCGTGTACGAACGGATCGCGAGGCTTTGCTGGTTGCCCGGGCCGGAAGCAATCGCGGGGGCGGTGAAAGACGCAACGGAGATGTTTGAGAGTGCGCTTGTTACATGGGATGAAACGGAATTGAGAGAGGCGGGGCGCGCCGGCGCGGCATCGCGATAG